A window from Gossypium raimondii isolate GPD5lz chromosome 7, ASM2569854v1, whole genome shotgun sequence encodes these proteins:
- the LOC105795143 gene encoding pto-interacting protein 1 → MSCFGCCEEDDIHRAADNGGQYVVKHSDGNDGGYQTSEIASKSAQTVKVQPIEVPSIPADELKEITDNYGTNSLIGEGSYGRVYYGVLKSGQHAAIKKLDASKQPDDEFLSQVSMVSRLKHENFVQLLGYCVDGSSRILAYEFASNGSLHDILHGRKGVKGAQPGPVLTWAQRVKIAVGAARGLEYLHEKADPHIIHRDIKSSNVLIFDDDVAKIADFDLSNQAPDMAARLHSTRVLGTFGYHAPEYAMTGQLNAKSDVYSFGVVLLELLTGRKPVDHTLPRGQQSLVTWATPRLSEDKVRQCVDQRLGGDYPSKAVAKMAAVAALCVQYEADFRPNMSIVVKALQPLLNARPGPVETPST, encoded by the exons ATGAGTTGCTTTGGCTGTTGTGAAGAGGATGACATCCACAGAGCCGCTGATAATGGAGGCCAATACGTTGTTAAACATTCAGACG GAAACGATGGAGGTTACCAGACTTCTGAAATTGCATCAAAGAGTGCTCAAACTGTGAAGGTTCAGCCTATTGAAGTCCCTTCTATTCCAGCTGATGAATTGAAAGAAATCACAGATAACTATGGTACAAATTCTTTAATTGGAGAAGGTTCCTATGGAAGAGTTTATTATGGGGTCCTTAAAAGTGGGCAGCATGCAGCAATCAAAAAGTTAGATGCCAGCAAGCAACCTGATGATGAGTTTTTGTCCCAG GTTTCTATGGTATCAAGGTTGAAACATGAAAACTTTGTTCAATTGCTTGGTTACTGTGTTGATGGCAGCTCCCGTATACTTGCCTATGAGTTTGCATCAAATGGATCACTGCATGATATTCTCCATG GGAGAAAAGGTGTTAAGGGAGCCCAGCCTGGCCCTGTTCTGACATGGGCCCAGAGAGTAAAAATTGCTGTAGGAGCTGCAAGAGGGCTTGAATACTTGCACGAGAAGGCTGATCCTCACATCATTCATCGTGACATTAAGTCCAGCAACGTGCTAATATTTGACGATGATGTGGCAAAGATTGCTGACTTTGATTTATCAAATCAGGCTCCTGATATGGCAGCTCGTCTTCATTCCACTCGTGTACTTGGAACCTTTGGTTATCATGCTCCTGA ATATGCAATGACGGGTCAATTAAATGCCAAGAGCGATGTATACAGCTTTGGTGTTGTGCTGCTTGAGCTTCTAACTGGGAGAAAACCTGTTGATCATACTTTACCCCGTGGGCAGCAAAGTCTTGTGACATGG GCTACACCAAGGCTTAGTGAAGACAAGGTCAGGCAGTGTGTTGATCAAAGACTAGGGGGAGATTATCCTTCCAAGGCTGTCGCTAAG ATGGCTGCTGTTGCTGCATTGTGCGTGCAATATGAAGCTGATTTTCGGCCAAATATGAGCATCGTTGTCAAAGCTCTTCAGCCGCTGCTAAATGCTCGGCCCGGACCTGTTGAAACACCAAGCACATAA